Genomic segment of Rubrivirga sp. SAORIC476:
CTATCGCGATGCGCCTCTGCCCGAGTCCGCCCATCAGATGTACCGCCGCAGCGCGTCCAGCTCGGCCGGGATCGTATCGACGGCGGTGGGAGCCTCCCGCAGGCGCGCGAGCCGAGGCGGGGCCGAGGGCGTGACTCCGGTCGCCTCGGCGACGGCGTCGGGAAACTTGGCCGGGTGCGCGGTCGACAGGACCACCATCGGTCCGGAGACGCCGTCGGCGCGGCGGCGGCGGATGGCTTCCAGCCCGACCGCCGTGTGGGGGTCAGCGACGTAGCCCGTCTCGTCGTGGACGCGGCGCATGGCTGCCAGCGTCTCGTGGTCCGTGACAGTCTCGCCGTGGACGAGCGCGCGGAGGTCGGCGTCGGAGAACAGCGACCGGAGGCGTTCGAGGTTGCTCGGCACGCCCACGTCCATCGCGTTCGAGAGCGTCGGCACGGACGCCGAGGCGGGCGCGTCGGCGCCGTCGAGGAAGCGGACGAAGCCGTCGTTGGCGTTGTGCGCGGCCACGAAGCCGGTGACGGGCAGGCCCGCGCGCATTGCCATCGTCGCGGCGGTCAGGTTGCCCAGGTTGCCGCTCGGCACGACCACCGTGCCGGGCTCGCCGAGCTGGCGGAGCGCCCAGGTGGTGTAGAGCATCTGCGGCAGCAGCCGCCCGATGTTGATCGAGTTGGCCGACGAAAGGCGCCGGTCGCCGGGCGCGCGCTCGGCGAACGCCGCCTTGACGAGCCGCTGGCAGTCGTCGAAGGTGCCCTCCACCGCGAGCGCCTGCACGCCGTCACGCGCCACGATGAGCTGGCGCTCCTGCACGTCGCTCACGCCGCCTTTCGGGTAGAGCAGCACGACGCGGACGCCCGGCACGCCCGCGAACCCATCTGCGACCGCGCTGCCGGTGTCGCCCGACGTGGCGGCCAGGATGGTTACCTCCTCGCCCTGGAGCGCGTCCGCCATCAGCCGCGCCATCGTCCGCGCGCCGACGTCCTTGAACGAGAGCGTCGGGCCGTGGAAGAGCTCCAGCACGTGCACGCCGTCGCCGAGGGAGACGAGCGGGATCGGGAACGAGAGCGCGTCCTCGACCAGCGCTCCGAGGTCGGTCACCTCGGGCAGCCATGCGGACAGGACCGTCGCGCCGAGGGCCGCACGGTCGGACGCACTCGCCCAGTCGTCCGGGAGCACGGGGATCTCGGTGGGAACGTAGAGGCCGCCGTCGGGCGCGAGGCCATCCAGGAGCGCCTCGCGGAACGGGACGGCGTCGCCGCCGCCGCGCGTGCTGACGTAGAGAGGAGCGGGCACGGAATCAGGGATCAGGGATCAGAAATCGGGGGCCAGTGCCGGCCGACCCTGTCCGCCTCGGTGCCGAGGCGGGCGGGCTCACGGCGCGACCACGCGGACGCCCTGCGGGTCGACGCGGGCGACCCAGCCGGTCGCGTCCACGCCGCCCGCGCGGCTGGCCGCCACCATCGCGTCGACGATGGCCTGCGGGTCGGCGTCGGTGCCCGGGATGGCGAAGAGAGCGGGGCCGGAGCCGGTCAGCGCGCAGCCCGCGGCGCCCGCAGCGAGCGCGGCCCGACGGACGGCCTCGTAGACCGGCACCAGGGGCGCGCGGAACGGCTCGGCGAGGCGGTCGCGCATGATCGCCGCGCCGACGGCATTCCAGTCGCCCTCCAGCAAGGCCCGCATGAGGAACGCGATCTCGGCGGCCTGCGCGGAGGCGTCGCTGTGGGGGACGGTCGCCGGGAGGACGGCCCGTGCGTCGCGCGTCAGCACCTCCACGTCCGGGAGGACGATGGCGAGCGGCGGTGGGGCCGGAAGCGTGAGGCGGCGGTAGACGGTCGGGTCGGATGGAGAGACGAGCACGAGGCCGCCGAAGAGCGTCGGCAGGACGTTGTCGCCGTGATAGCCGCCCGCGGCGCGCTCGCCTTCGAGGACGGCCTCCACCAGCCCACGCTTGTCGAACGGTCGCCCCAGCACCTCGTTGGCCGCGAACGCCCCCGCCACCGCGCTCGCCGACGACCCGCCGACGCCCGAGCCCATCGGGATGCCCTTCTCGATGCGAAGTCCGACGCCGCCCTCGGCGCCGGACTGGCGGAGGACGTGGCGCGCGGCGCGCCCCGCCGTGTTCGTTTCCGGATCGGTCGGCAGTGACGGCGGCCCCTCGACGGTGACGCCCGGCGCGTCGGTCCGCCACGCAGTCACGCGGTCGCCCAGGCCGGTGATGCACAGGCCGAGGGCGTCGTAGCCCGGCCCGAGGTTGGACAGGCTGGCAGGACCGAAGACGGTGACGGGGGAGGAGTCGGGCATCAGGAATCAGGAATCGAGCGGCGGGCCGTCCGCATCGGTCGGGCACCGGAGGGAGGAGGCGCGTCGGTCACGGCATCAGCTCGGCGGCCTTGACGAGGTCGGCGAGGAGGCCCGCGGCCGTCACGTCGGGTCCGGCGCCGGGGCCCTGGACCACGAGCGGCGTCTCGCTGTAGCGGTCCGACTGGATGATGATGACGTTGTCCGTCCCGCGTGAGCCGCCGAACGGCGAGGCGGTGTCCACGGCGCGGACGCCCACGCTCAGGCCGTCGTCCGAGATCACCCCGACGAAGGCGAGACGCTTGCCGTCCGCCTCCGCCTCGGCGACGCGGCGGGCCCAGTCGGCGTCGAGGTCGTCGAGCGCGTCCATGAAGGCGTCGACCGAGACATCGGCCAGCTCGGCGGGAACGAGCGACTCGACGGTCAGGTCGGCGCGCTCGACCTCGCGGCCGGTCTCGCGAGCCAGGATGAGGAGCTTCCGCGCCACGTCCTCGCCCGTCAGGTCGTCGCGCGGGTCGGGCTCGGTCAGCCCCAGCGCCTTCGCCTCGCGGACGGCCTCGGAGAAGGCCGCGCCCTCAGCGAGCTTGTTGAACAGGAACGCCAGCGTCCCCGAGAAGACGCCCTCGACGTGCCGGATCTGGTCGCCCGAGCGCAGCAGGTCGCGGACGGTGAACACGACCGGGAGCCCGGCCATGACCGTCGTCTCGTAGTGGTAGCTCACCTCGCGGCGCCCGGCGGCCTCGCGGAGCGCGCGGTAGTAGTCCATGTCGAGCGTGTTGGCCTTCTTGTTGGGCGTCACCACGCCCACGCCGGCCTCCAGCCAGCGCACGTAGCGCCGGGCGACCGCCTCGGACGCGGTCGCGTCGACCACGATGCGGCGCTCCAGGCCGCCGACGAGCAGCTTCTCGTCGAGCGCATCCAGGTCGGCCTCGGTGGCGGCGTCGCCGTCGAGGAGCGTGATGCCCTCGGCGAGGGGAAGGCCGCCCGCGTCCCACGCCATCCGGCGCGAGTTGGCGAGGCCGACCAGCCGCAGGTGGATCCGGTCGCGCTCCATCAGGACCGGCGCGTGCTCGGCCAGGAAGTCGACCAGCTTGCGGCCGACCGTGCCGGTCCCGATCACGACCACGTGGACGCGCGCGCGCCGCAGCGGGAACGCCTCGTGGAGCGCGCCGAGTGCCGCCCGCACGTCCTCCTGGCGGACGACCAGCGAGATGTTGGTCTCGGCCGCGCCCTGCGCGATGGCGAGCACGTTGACGCCCGCGCGGCCCAGCGTCGCGAACAGACGGCCCGCGAGGCCGGGCTGATGCCGCATCCCCTCGCCGACCGCCGAAACGACGGCGCAGCCGGGGATGGCAGAGATCGACCGGAGGTCGCCGCGGTCGAGTTCTGTCGCGAACGCCGCCTGGAGCGCCGCCACGGCGGCCTCGGCGTGGGCGCCGTCGACCACGAAGCAGACGCTCTGTTCGCTCGACGCTTGGCTGGTCATGCGCACGTTAACGCCCGCGCCCGAGAGCGCCTCAAACAGCCGCGCGCCGACGCCCAGGACCGCCTGGATGCCGCCGCCCTCCACCATCACGATGGCCACGTCGCGGACCGACGAGATCGCCTTGACGCGCAGGTCGAGGTCGTCGGTCTCGTTCGAGATCACCGTGCCCGGCTCGTCCGGGTCGAGGGTGCTCTTGATGAGGATCGGGATGCCGCCGCGCTCGGCGGGCAGCATCGTGCGCGGGTGGAGCACCTGGGCACCGAAGTAGGCCAGCTCGGCGGCCTCGCGGTAGCTCAGTCGCGGCAGCGGGACCGCCTCGGGCACGAGGCGCGGGTCGGCGGTGTAGACGCCTGCCACGTCGGTCCAGATGACGCACTCGGCGGCGTCGAGCGCGCCCGCCAGGATGGTGGCCGTGTAGTCCGAGCCGGAGCGACCGAGCGTGGTCGTGACGCCCGCGGCGGTCGAGCCGATGAAGCCGGTGACGACGGCGACGGCGTCCGGGTCGAGCGCGTCCATCGCCTCGCGCGTCTGGCGGCGCGTGGTCTCGGGGTCGACGGTCGCCGCCCCGAACCGGCCGTCGGTGCGGATGAGCGAGGCCGCGTCGAGGGCGACGGCGGCGTGCCCGGCGGCGCGGAAGGCGGCGGCCACGATGGGGGCGGAGAGCCGCTCGCCGGTCGCGATGACCGCGTCGCGCGTGCGGTCGGTCGCCTCGCGCAGCAGCGAGACGCCGTCGAGCAACTCGGTCAGTTCCCCGAGGCGGGCGTCGAGGACGGCCTGGAGCGCGGGGCGGTCGTCGGCGGTCGCCAGGTCGTCGGCCGCGGCCTCGTGGCGCTGGCGGATGGCGTCGACAGCGTCGGTGTGGCCCGACCGCGCCAGGGCGGCGTCGAGCGCCGCCAGCAGGTCGTCGGTGGTGCCGCCGAGGGCGGAGACCACGACCACCGTGCGGTCCTCGGCGGCGGTCGCTGTGACCAGCTCGACGACCCGGCGGATGCGCTCGGGGGAGGCGACGGACGTTCCGCCGAATTTGGAGACGTGGGGGGCGAGCATGGCGACCGGCAGGGGGGAGGACCCGGAAGCTAGAAGCCCCATGCGCCCGCCGGCCGGTTCCGATGCGATGCAAAGCGCTTCCAGGCCGAAGAAAAGCGGTCGCGTGACGGTCCCGAACCGACATCGGGGGCGCCCCAGCCTGGAGCGCCCCCGAATCAGAGGTCCGCGAAGGCTCTCGGTTAGGAGCCGACGATCAGCTGCCAGCCTGCCACCAGGGCCGCGATCACGAGGATGTTGGCGATGCCGATGGGCAGCATGTACTTCCAGCCCAGGTTCATCAGCTGGTTGTACTTGAAGCGGGGCAGCGTCCAGCGGATCCAGATGAAGCAGAAGGCGATGAACATCGTCTTCAGGAGCGTCATCGTGATCCCGATGAGCGTCAGCGCGACGCCGCCGAGGCCGACGTACTCGACCAGCAGCGCCTGGCCCGGCATCAGGTAGCCGCCCAGGAACAGCACCGTGATCAGCAGCGACGCGATCCACAGGTTGACGTACTCGGCCAGGAAGAACATCCCGAACTTCATGCCCGAGTACTCGGTGTGGTAGCCGCCGACGAGCTCCTGCTCCGCCTCGGGCAGGTCGAACGGCGCGCGGTTCGTCTCGGCCAGCGCACAGACGCTGAAGACGACGAAGCCGACCGGGTTGCGGAACAGGTTCCAGCCGAGGAAGCTGCCCAGGTGGTCCTGGCTCTCGACGATGTCGAACAGGCTCAGGCTGCCCGAGTAGAGCACCACCGAGATGGCCGCCGCGCCCATCGCCAGCTCGTACGAGATCATCTGGGCGGACGAGCGCAGCCCGCCCAGCAGCGAGTACTTCGAGTTGGAACTCCAGCCCGCCAGCGTCACGCCGTAGACCGTCACCGAGGTCATCGCCAGCACCACCAGCAGGCCGACCCCGATGTCGGCGACGGCGAGCGCGTCGCCCGCGGGCGTCTTGGCCCACGGGATCAGCGCGCCGGTGCTCATCGCGATCACCACCATCAGGACCGGCGCCAGGCTGTGGATGAACGGGTTGCCCTGCGCCGGAACGATGTTCTCCTTGAACATCAGCTTGAACACGTCCGCGAAGGACTGGAACAGCCCTGCCGGGCCGACGCGGTTCGGGCCGGAGCGCTCCTGGATGAACGCCGACACCTTGCGCTCGGCGTAGACCAGCAGCGACGCGGTCACGAGGAAGAAGTTGAGCAGCAGGAAGATGACGATCGGCAGATCGAGCACTTCCCAGATAGCGAGGAGGACGTCCATGCGGAGCGATAAAAGGGGCGCGGTGGCACTGTGGTAGCGCCTCAGGCACTACGAGGACACGAGGCGGGGTCAGGCGGAGAGCTGCGGCGCGTCGGCCGTTTCGAGGGGGACGCCGAGGGTGGCCATCGCGCCGTGCGTGGCGCCAGCGAAGGCGGGCCGCTGGGCGATCTCCTTCATCAACGCGGCCGGGCTCTTGACGGCGAGGTCGTGGCCGAGGGCCTTGGCGATCTGGGGGATCGTGGCCCAGCCCGGCAGGCAGTCGACCTTGTTGTCCTCGTCGTGCCACCGGTCGAAGGGCGTCCCGACGCGGTCGTTGCGGCTCTGGCCGGTGCCGAGCGCCATCAGCAGCGACCGGTTCATGGCGCGGACCATCTTCGCCGGGCGCAGAAGCTGCGCGCGGCCCGTCTCGTTGACATAGGTGCCGACGGTCTCGACCGACATCGTGATCGGCAGCTCGACGGTCGCGGGCGTCTGCTGGGTCGTGTGCGTCGTGTGGAGGACGACGGGCGTCCCGGCCAGGTCCGCCTCCGTGAGGAGGCCGGCGGCCACGGGGTCGTCCTGGAGGATGTAGACGAGGTCGGCCGAGGCGACCGCGCCGGCCAGCAGCGCGGGGTCGACGGGCGCCATGCCGAGGCGGAGGCACCCGGCGGTGTTCGGAGCGGGGTCGGAGGAGACGAGCCAGTCGTCGCCCTCCTGCGAGCCGCGGCGGTCGATGAAGCGCGGTGCCTCGGCGCCGACGGCGCTCGCGAGGCGCATCAGCATCTCGTTGTCCTCGACGGTGGCGGTCGCCGAGCCGAGGAAGAGCACGTTGGAGCCTGCGGCCTTGAGCAGCTCCCCGGCCTCGCGGGCGGCCATGTCCCAGGTGGTCGGGGCGCCGTTGAGGCGCGGGCCGGAGGCGCGGTTCTCGTTGTAGGTGGAGAACACGAGCCGGGCCGCATCCGGCATCCAGTACTCGTTCACGTCCAGGTTCTCGCGCGGCGTGATCCGCATGACCTGGTTGTTCTTGGTCCAGACGTCGACGTTGATGCCGATGCCGCCGAAGTCCGAGACCGTCGGCGTCTTGGCCATCTCCCAGACGCGCGCCTGGAAGCGGAAGTAGTCTTCGGTGAGCGCGCCGACGGGGCAGATGTCCGTCGTGCACATCGAGTAGGCGTCGTCGAAGACCTCGCCCGGCGCCGTCATCGGGTGGTTCTTGTCGCCCCGGTTGATGATGGTGAGCTGGTGCGTCTCGGTGATCTCGGCCGTGAAGCGGGTGCAGCGCGTGCAGTTGATGCAGCGCTCGGCGTCGAGGACCACGTTGGGCCCGAGCTGGACGCGCTTCGGCTTGTGGACCTTCTCGAACTCGAAGCGGCTGCCCTCCGGGCCGTACTTGTAGGCCTGGATCTGGAGCGGGCACTGGCCCGCCTGGTCGCAGATCGGGCAGTCGAGCGGGTGGTTGGCCAGCATGAT
This window contains:
- the thrC gene encoding threonine synthase, with the protein product MPAPLYVSTRGGGDAVPFREALLDGLAPDGGLYVPTEIPVLPDDWASASDRAALGATVLSAWLPEVTDLGALVEDALSFPIPLVSLGDGVHVLELFHGPTLSFKDVGARTMARLMADALQGEEVTILAATSGDTGSAVADGFAGVPGVRVVLLYPKGGVSDVQERQLIVARDGVQALAVEGTFDDCQRLVKAAFAERAPGDRRLSSANSINIGRLLPQMLYTTWALRQLGEPGTVVVPSGNLGNLTAATMAMRAGLPVTGFVAAHNANDGFVRFLDGADAPASASVPTLSNAMDVGVPSNLERLRSLFSDADLRALVHGETVTDHETLAAMRRVHDETGYVADPHTAVGLEAIRRRRADGVSGPMVVLSTAHPAKFPDAVAEATGVTPSAPPRLARLREAPTAVDTIPAELDALRRYI
- a CDS encoding homoserine kinase; translation: MPDSSPVTVFGPASLSNLGPGYDALGLCITGLGDRVTAWRTDAPGVTVEGPPSLPTDPETNTAGRAARHVLRQSGAEGGVGLRIEKGIPMGSGVGGSSASAVAGAFAANEVLGRPFDKRGLVEAVLEGERAAGGYHGDNVLPTLFGGLVLVSPSDPTVYRRLTLPAPPPLAIVLPDVEVLTRDARAVLPATVPHSDASAQAAEIAFLMRALLEGDWNAVGAAIMRDRLAEPFRAPLVPVYEAVRRAALAAGAAGCALTGSGPALFAIPGTDADPQAIVDAMVAASRAGGVDATGWVARVDPQGVRVVAP
- the thrA gene encoding bifunctional aspartate kinase/homoserine dehydrogenase I, coding for MLAPHVSKFGGTSVASPERIRRVVELVTATAAEDRTVVVVSALGGTTDDLLAALDAALARSGHTDAVDAIRQRHEAAADDLATADDRPALQAVLDARLGELTELLDGVSLLREATDRTRDAVIATGERLSAPIVAAAFRAAGHAAVALDAASLIRTDGRFGAATVDPETTRRQTREAMDALDPDAVAVVTGFIGSTAAGVTTTLGRSGSDYTATILAGALDAAECVIWTDVAGVYTADPRLVPEAVPLPRLSYREAAELAYFGAQVLHPRTMLPAERGGIPILIKSTLDPDEPGTVISNETDDLDLRVKAISSVRDVAIVMVEGGGIQAVLGVGARLFEALSGAGVNVRMTSQASSEQSVCFVVDGAHAEAAVAALQAAFATELDRGDLRSISAIPGCAVVSAVGEGMRHQPGLAGRLFATLGRAGVNVLAIAQGAAETNISLVVRQEDVRAALGALHEAFPLRRARVHVVVIGTGTVGRKLVDFLAEHAPVLMERDRIHLRLVGLANSRRMAWDAGGLPLAEGITLLDGDAATEADLDALDEKLLVGGLERRIVVDATASEAVARRYVRWLEAGVGVVTPNKKANTLDMDYYRALREAAGRREVSYHYETTVMAGLPVVFTVRDLLRSGDQIRHVEGVFSGTLAFLFNKLAEGAAFSEAVREAKALGLTEPDPRDDLTGEDVARKLLILARETGREVERADLTVESLVPAELADVSVDAFMDALDDLDADWARRVAEAEADGKRLAFVGVISDDGLSVGVRAVDTASPFGGSRGTDNVIIIQSDRYSETPLVVQGPGAGPDVTAAGLLADLVKAAELMP
- the nuoH gene encoding NADH-quinone oxidoreductase subunit NuoH; the protein is MDVLLAIWEVLDLPIVIFLLLNFFLVTASLLVYAERKVSAFIQERSGPNRVGPAGLFQSFADVFKLMFKENIVPAQGNPFIHSLAPVLMVVIAMSTGALIPWAKTPAGDALAVADIGVGLLVVLAMTSVTVYGVTLAGWSSNSKYSLLGGLRSSAQMISYELAMGAAAISVVLYSGSLSLFDIVESQDHLGSFLGWNLFRNPVGFVVFSVCALAETNRAPFDLPEAEQELVGGYHTEYSGMKFGMFFLAEYVNLWIASLLITVLFLGGYLMPGQALLVEYVGLGGVALTLIGITMTLLKTMFIAFCFIWIRWTLPRFKYNQLMNLGWKYMLPIGIANILVIAALVAGWQLIVGS
- a CDS encoding 2Fe-2S iron-sulfur cluster-binding protein, with protein sequence MPQVTIDGNVHEFEPGQKVLQLSLDAGTEIPHFCYHPSLSVPANCRQCLVKAGTPLFDRETKEPVLDENGEQKINYFPKLMPSCALDVTEGMVVHTQLSSTEVAEAQADNLEIMLANHPLDCPICDQAGQCPLQIQAYKYGPEGSRFEFEKVHKPKRVQLGPNVVLDAERCINCTRCTRFTAEITETHQLTIINRGDKNHPMTAPGEVFDDAYSMCTTDICPVGALTEDYFRFQARVWEMAKTPTVSDFGGIGINVDVWTKNNQVMRITPRENLDVNEYWMPDAARLVFSTYNENRASGPRLNGAPTTWDMAAREAGELLKAAGSNVLFLGSATATVEDNEMLMRLASAVGAEAPRFIDRRGSQEGDDWLVSSDPAPNTAGCLRLGMAPVDPALLAGAVASADLVYILQDDPVAAGLLTEADLAGTPVVLHTTHTTQQTPATVELPITMSVETVGTYVNETGRAQLLRPAKMVRAMNRSLLMALGTGQSRNDRVGTPFDRWHDEDNKVDCLPGWATIPQIAKALGHDLAVKSPAALMKEIAQRPAFAGATHGAMATLGVPLETADAPQLSA